The following nucleotide sequence is from Halapricum desulfuricans.
CCGCCCGGACGGCGCTGGCACCGACGGTGTTGCCGGTCGGGATCGTCACCTCGTTCGTCGGCGCACCGTTTTTCATCTACCTCGTCGTCCGCGGCAAGGAGTACTGGAGCCAATGATCGGGAGGACCCACAGATGACGATCACGATCCGAGACGCGACACTCGCGTACGACGCGACGCCGGTCCTCGAGGACGTGAATCTCCGGGTCGAGGACGGCCAGCTCCTGGGATTGCTCGGTCCCAACGGCGTGGGCAAGACCTCGCTGTTGCGGGCGATCGACGGTCTGCTCGAGCCCGAGCGCGGACAGATAACTCTCGACGGCGTCGAGATCGGCGACCTGTCCCGGAAGGAAATCGCCAGACAGATCGGCTATCTCCCGCAGGTCGAGCGCGCTGAGACCCATTCGACCGTCTTCGAGACGGTGTTGCTCGGTCGGACGCCGCACTTCGGCTGGCGGCCCGACGAGACCGACAGACAGGCGGTCGAGCGAGCGCTGGAGCGTCTCGGGATCGCGGATCTCGCGACCCGACCGATGGCGACGCTCAGCGGCGGCCAGCGCCGCACGGCCCTGCTCGCGCGGGCGCTGGTCGGCGGGCCCGAGGCGCTGTTGCTCGACGAGCCGACCGGCGGGCTCGACCTCAAGCACCAGCACGAGGTCATGGGGCGGCTCCGCTCGGCCGTGCACGAGTCCGATCGGGCCGGCGTCGTCGCGATCCACGATCTCGATCTCGCGACCCGGTTCTGTGACCGCTACGCGCTGCTGTCGGACGGCGGCGTGTTCGCGGCCGGCGGTGAGGACATTCTGACCGCCGAGGCCATCGAGACGGTCTACGGCATTCCCGTCGAGGTCGTCACGCGGAACGGACACCGTGAGGTCGTTCCGACTGAACCCGACAGCGGCTGGTAGCGGCCCCGGGCGTACCGATCGCAGTCGGGGCGGTCACGCACACACCAGTCACGGCCCGAGCAACTGCTCGACGACGCGATCGGGCAGCGCCGAGCGGTTCGACGGCGTGACCTCGATTATCTCGGGAGACTGCTCGTCGGGAAACGCGTCGGCGACGAACCCGGTCAGCCCCTTCCGGACGGAAACCAATACGCCACGGAAGCGATCGGGGCGGAGGTCATCGAGCAGCGGGGCGAACCCGCCGCCGCGCCGTTCGAGACGACCGATCTCGTCCGCGACGAGCACGTCGCCGTCCCGGCGAGCGAGCGCGAGCCCGCGCTCGATCGCGGCCGGGTCGATCGTGTAGCGCCCCACCTCGATACCGTCAGCGTCGTCGGCCTGCGTCCCGAAGGGGACCCGCTCGCCCGTCTCGGCGGCGACGAGCTCGAGTCGTTCGGGCCCGCCGGCGGTGTAGAACCCGACGGGCGTCACGCCGCGCTGGCGGAGTCGCGAGACGGTCGTCTCGACGACGGTCGTTTTCCCTGCGTTGCGGTCGCCAGTCAGGAGCACGTGCATTGGTGTCCAGGTGTCGGCGTTGACGTATCGATAGCGCTCGGTCGTGGTGGGTCTTCCGGTCGCCCGGCGTCGCCCGACCGAGCGTCGAGACGTTCAAATGGATGCCCGGCTTCGGGACACGTATGGCCACTGTCGTACCCCCTTCCAAGCGCGAGTGTGAGCGGTGTGGACGCGTCGACGTCTGGGACGACGAGCGGATGAACTGGACGATCGCCGAGGACGACGGCGAGAAACTCGCCGGCGACCCCCAGTGTCTCCACGAGTGGGACATCAACGGGTCGTACAACCCCCTCGAACCCGACGAGTGAGAGATCCCGTTCGCCGGCGCGTCCGCTTGTTCATACTGGTGGCTATACGTTCGTAAAGATATCTGGCACGCCGGCGTGCCAGATCATTTCGAAATGGTATAGCCACCAGTATCACTTGCAACAGTGGTGTGTCCCCGAACGACTGCTTCCCTGCCTGTTACTAGTCTTTCATCTGCTGGAGCTTGTCCAGCAGTTCGTCCTGGTCCGCCTCGGCTTCGAAGTCGACGCGCCCGTCGTGGTCGTTGTTATGGACGTTGACGGCCTCGTCGTCGTCGTACTCGGCGTCGCTTTGCTGGTTCTCCTGCTCGGATTCGTCGTAACTACCGAAGCCCATTGTACGGATGACTAGCGGGGGCGCGGGGAAAAGTCATCGGACTTCGAGACACGCGTGCCTGAAAGTTCCTACCAGATCCACATTCGATAGCCTCAATGCGGGTGCCCGTTTTGGCTCCTGTATGAATCAGACTCTCGTCGACCTTTTGGAGCGCAACCTCGCTCACGCCGAGGCGTTCGAGGGACGCTTCGACGACGTGCAGGACGGCCAGCGGCCCGACGCCGTCACCGTCTGCTGTTCGGATTCGCGAGTGCTACAGGACCGGATGTGGGACAACGACCGGCCGGGGCAACTCTTTACGTGTGCCAACATCGGCAATCGCGTCGTCCAGCGGACGCCCGAGGGCGAGGTCGTCTCCGGCGACGTCCTCTATC
It contains:
- a CDS encoding ABC transporter ATP-binding protein, translated to MTITIRDATLAYDATPVLEDVNLRVEDGQLLGLLGPNGVGKTSLLRAIDGLLEPERGQITLDGVEIGDLSRKEIARQIGYLPQVERAETHSTVFETVLLGRTPHFGWRPDETDRQAVERALERLGIADLATRPMATLSGGQRRTALLARALVGGPEALLLDEPTGGLDLKHQHEVMGRLRSAVHESDRAGVVAIHDLDLATRFCDRYALLSDGGVFAAGGEDILTAEAIETVYGIPVEVVTRNGHREVVPTEPDSGW
- a CDS encoding nucleoside-triphosphatase translates to MHVLLTGDRNAGKTTVVETTVSRLRQRGVTPVGFYTAGGPERLELVAAETGERVPFGTQADDADGIEVGRYTIDPAAIERGLALARRDGDVLVADEIGRLERRGGGFAPLLDDLRPDRFRGVLVSVRKGLTGFVADAFPDEQSPEIIEVTPSNRSALPDRVVEQLLGP
- a CDS encoding HEWD family protein: MATVVPPSKRECERCGRVDVWDDERMNWTIAEDDGEKLAGDPQCLHEWDINGSYNPLEPDE
- a CDS encoding DUF5786 family protein, giving the protein MGFGSYDESEQENQQSDAEYDDDEAVNVHNNDHDGRVDFEAEADQDELLDKLQQMKD